CGCGCTGCTCGTCCTGCCGATCAGCGCGCTGATCGTCGGCGGGTTCGCCTACGGGTGGAACCCGCTGTCCACCCCGGTCGGTGAGCAGTTCACCTTCGCCGACGGGCTGCTGCGGATCGCGCTGATCGTCAGCTACGTGGCCATCCAGCTGACCTGGGTGGCCGGGCTGGCGCTGATGCTCTCGGTTCTCACCGACGCCCCGCTCGGAGCGGTCGGTGGCGCCGTGCTGATCTCGATCCTGTCCCAGATCCTCAACCAGATCGACGCCTTGGGCGACCTGCGCAACTACCTGCCGACCAAGTACGCGTTCGCCTGGACCGGGGCCCTGGTCGACCCGATCCGCTGGGACGATATGGTCCGCGGCGGTTTCCTGAGCCTGGCTTACGCGGTGGTGTTCGCGACCATCGCGGTCCTGCACTTCCGGCGCAAGGACGTGACCAGCTAGACGCGATGGACCCAGCCCCGGACCGGAAGGCGGCCGCCCATGTCGGTGTCCCGGCCGGACCGGGGCGGTGCCGCCCGGGCGGACCCGGCCCGACCCCGGCACCTGCTGCTCGCCCTCGGCGCGTTCTGTGCGGTGTTGGTGCTGACCCACACGGCCATGCTGGCCGCGGCCCAGTGGGACGCCGCGACGATCGTGCTGTGGGAGTCGACCCTCGCGCTCTTCTTCGCCTCCGGCCTGATCGCGCTGTGGCGTCAGCCGCACAACCCGTTCGGTGCGCTGCTGCTGCTGGCCGGACTCGCGCAGTGGTGTGCGGGCCTGCAGACCGTGCCGGTGGCCGGGCTGGCCGCCATCGGGTCGCTGACCAAGACGCTGCCGTTGGCGGTGACCGTCCACGTCATCCTGGCGTTCCCGACCGGCCGGGTGGCCCCCGGCCTGGCCCGGTTCACGGTGGTCCTGGCCTACGTCACCTCCACGGTGCTGGAAGTGCCGAGCATGGTGCTCGCCGGGAGCAGCTCGCTGCGCCTGGTTCAGACCGAACCGACCGCGGTGCTCGATGCCGCCGTCCTGGGCCAACGGCTGACCGGGCTGACCTGCCTGGGGCTGGCCATGAGCGTGCTGGCGATCCGGCTGGTCCGGATGAAACGCACCGGGCAGACCCAGCTGGGACCGTTCGTCCTGTACGCGTTCGCCTGCCTGGTCGGGCTGACGGTGACCCTGATCGCCCGGCTGATCGGCCCGCTGGCCGGCACCGGCCTGCTGGAGCGGACCGGCCCGGTCCAGGCGCTGCTGGTCGCCGCCCTGCCCGTGGTGTTCCTGTTCGGTGTGCTGACCGGCTCGTTCGGCCGCACCGGGGAGCTGCGCGAATTCCTGGAGGGCATGAGCGACCGGACGATGACGCCGGAGGAACTCGACGGTGCGGTGTCCCGGGCCATCGGGGTCCCGGGGAGCCGGGTCGTCTACCGCGCCGACGGGGTCGGGGACGGCGGGTTCGGGGACGGCGAGGCCGAGTACGTCGATGCCACCGGCACTCCGGTGCCGCCGGATCCGGCGCACGAGGCACTGTTCCCGATCCGACACGACGGCGCCGCGGTCGGCGCCGTCGGCTACCGGCCGGGCGCCCAGGTCGATCCGCGGCTGCTGGAGGCGGTGGCCGATGCCTCGGCCCTGGTCATCAGCCACCAGCGCACCCTGGCCAGCCTGCGGGCCGTGCTGCTGGACCTGCGCCGGACCGAGCGGGCGCTGCGGCTGTCCCGGCGCCGGATCGCGGTGGCCGGTGACCCGGGAACGGCGCCGCATCGCCCGCGACCTGCACGACGGGGTGCAGCAGCACGCGATCAACCTCGGCCTGCTCGCCCAGCAGATCCAGCTCGCGCCGGACCCGGCCGGGACGGCCGCCTCGGCCGCGGCCCTGCACACCGGGGTGATCACCCTGCTGGCCGAGGTGCGCAACCTGATCGGGGGCATCATGCCGGCCCCGCTGGTCGAGCGGGGCATCGTCTCCGCGGTGCGGGCCCTGGCCGGCCGCAGCACCGTGCCGGTCGACGTGCAGGTGCACGGCCCGCCGCGTCGGCTGCCCGCCGAGCTCGAGAGCACCGTCTACTTCGTCGTCAGCGAGGCGATCGCCAACACCGGCAAGTACGCGCAGGCATCGACGATCCGGATCGTGCTCACCATGACCGAGCAGGACGTGGTCGCCGAGATCTCCGACGACGGCATCGGCGGAGCCGTGCCCGGGTCGGGCACCGGACTGGTCGGGCTGCGCGACCGGGTGGCCGCGTTCGGCGGCACCCTGAGCGTGACCTCGCCGCCGGGCGCCGGCACGCAAGTGCGGATGATGATCCCATGCGGATAGCCCTGGCTGAGGACGAAGGTCTGTTCCGGCAGGGCCTGAGCAGCCTGCTCACCGCCGGCGGGCATCAGGTCGTGCTGTCCGCGGCGGACGCCCAGCAGCTGGCCGAGCAGGTCCAACAGACGGCCCCCGACCTGGTCATCACCGACATCCGGATGCCGCCGACCTACACCGGCGAGGGCTTCCAGGCGGCCAAGGACATCCGCCGGCGGATGCCGGACGTGGCCATCGTGCTGCTGTCCCACCACGTCGACGCCCAGGGCACCATCGAGCTGCTGGCCGCCGGCCGGCACCGCATCGGCTACCTGCTCAAGCAGCGGGTGCTGGACTTCGGCATGTTCAACGGGGTGCTGGAACGGGTGCAGGCCGGCGAGTCCGTCATCGACCCCGAGGTGGTCTCCGAGGCGCTCGCCGTCCGCCGACGGCGTCACCCGGTCGACAGCCTCACCCCGCGCCGGCTCGACGTGCTGAGCCTGATGGCTCAGGGCTACAGCAACGCCCGGATCGCCCGCGAGCTGGTGGTCACCGAGGCGGCGGTGGCCCGCAACATCGGGCTGATCTTCGACACCCTCGACCTGCCGCCCGACCCGAACATCCATCGCCGGGTGCAGGCCGTCCTGGAGTACCTCAACCAGTAGCCGCGGCGTCGGCCGGCCGCCGGCTCGGGCTCACTTCACCACGTGCAGCGTGGCCTTGCGGGAATCCTTCGCGGTGGTCACCCCCGAGGCGTCCATGTCCCGGATCTCCCGCTTGAGCTCGGAGATCTCGTCCCGCAGCCGGCCGGCCAGCTCGAACTTCAGGTCCCGGGCCGCCGCCATCATCTGATCGGTCAGCTGCTGGACCAAGTCGGCCAGCTCGCTGCGGGCCATGCCCGCGGTGTTGTGCCCGGCGAACACGCCGGAGGTCTTGGATGCCTTGCCGCCCGGCTCGCCCTGCGCCTTGCGGCCGCGGGAAGAGTTCCGGCCGGACCCGCCGACCTTCACCGGTGACCCGCCGTCGACGGTGTTGTCCGCCTCCGCGTAGACCAGTGCCAGGATGTCGTTGATCTTCTTGCGCAGCGGCATCGGGTCGATGCCGTGGGCACGGTTGTACTCCTGCTGCTTCTCCCGGCGGCGGTTCGTCTCGTCGATCGCCCGTTCCATCGACGGGGTGATCTTGTCCGCGTACATGTGGACCTCGCCGTTGACGTTGCGCGCGGCCCGGCCGATCGTCTGGATGAGCGAGGTCTCCGAGCGCAGGAAACCCTCCTTGTCGGCGTCCAGGATGGCCACCAGGGACACCTCGGGCAGATCCAGGCCCTCCCGCAGCAGGTTGATGCCGACGAGCACGTCGAACTCGCCCAGCCGCAGTTCGCGCAGCAGCTCGACCCGGCGCAGGGTGTCCACCTCCGAGTGCAGGTAGCGCACCCGGATGCCCAGCTCCAGCAGGTAATCGGTCAGGTCCTCGGACATCTTCTTGGTCAGCGTGGTGACCAGGACTCGCTCGTCCCGGATGGTGCGGGCGCGGATCTCCCCGATCAGGTCGTCGATCTGGCCGCGGGTCGGCTTGATGACCACCTCCGGGTCGACCAGCCCGGTCGGCCGGATGACCTGCTCGACGAACTCGCCCTGGGCCTGGCCCAGCTCGTACGGGCCGGGTGTGGCCGACAGGTACACCGTCTGCCCGATCCGGCCGGCGAACTCCTCCCAGGTCAGCGGCCGGTTGTCCATGGCCGACGGGAGCCGGAACCCGTGGTCGACCAGCACCCGCTTGCGCGAGGCGTCGCCCTCGTACATGGCGCCGATCTGCGGCACGGTGACGTGCGACTCGTCGATGACCAGCAGGAAGTCGTCCGGGAAGTAGTCGATCAGGGTGGCCGGCGCGGACCCGCCGGGCCGGCCGTCGATGTGCCGGGAGTAGTTCTCGATGCCCGAGCAGAACCCGACCTGGCGCATCATCTCGACGTCGTAGCTGGTCCGCATCCGCAGCCGCTGCGCCTCCAGCAGCTTGCCCTGCTTCTCCAGCTCGGCCAGCCGCTGGGCCAGCTCGGTCTCGATCGCGGCGATCGCCTTGGCCATCCGCTCGGGTCCGGCCACGTAGTGGGTCGCCGGGAAGATCCGCAGCGAGTCGACCTCGCGGACCACGTCGCCGGTGAGCGGGTGCAGGTAGTACAGCCGCTCCACCTCGTCACCGAAGAACTCGATCCGCACGGCCAACTCCTCGTAGGCCGGGATGATCTCGACGGTGTCGCCGCGCACCCGGAACGAGCCACGGGTGAACGAGACGTCGTTGCGCGAGTACTGGATCTCCACCAGCGCCCGAAGCAGGGCATCGCGTTCGATCTGCTGGCCGATCGCCACCGGTAGCGAGCGGTCCAGGTAGGACTGCGGGGTGCCCAGGCCGTAGATGCAGGACACCGAGGCGACCACGATCACGTCCCGCCGGGACAGCAGCGACATGGTCGCCGAGTGCCGGAGGCGCTCCACGTCGTTGTTGATCGACGAGTCCTTCTCGATGTAGGTGTCCGTCTGCGGGACGTACGCCTCCGGCTGGTAGTAGTCGTAGTAGGAGACGAAGTACTCGACCGCGTTCTCCGGGAACAGCTCGCGCAGCTCGTTGGCCAGCTGCGCGGCCAGGGTCTTGTTCGGCGCCATCACCAGGGTCGGCCGCTGCACCTGTTCGATCAGCCAGGCGGTGGTCGCGGACTTTCCGGTGCCGGTGGCCCCGAGCAGGACCACGTCCTTCTCCCCCGCGTCCAGCCGCTTGCGCAGCTCGGCGATGGCCTGCGGCTGGTCGCCGGAGGGTTGGTAGTCGCTGACCACCTCGAAGCGGCCCGAGGTGCGCGGAATATCGCCGACCGGGCGGTGCTCGGAGACGGCCAGGATGGGGTGTTCGGTTGCGAAGGCCACGAGAAAAAGGCTACGCGGACGGTCCGACAGTGCCGGTTTCCGCAGGTCGCCACCCGGTGCTCGTGGCCCATTGCTGGGCCCGGCCGTAGGCGTCGGCCAGCCAGGGCTCCTTCGCCTGGGCGTAGCGATCCGCGTCCGGGTCGCCGGCGAAGCGCCGGGCCAGGCCCTGCTTGAGCGCCCGGTACTCGGCGATGGCGGCCGGATCGGCGATCAGCCAGTCCCGCAGGAGCAGGGCGCATCGCCAATTCGGCCAATCTCTCACCCTCACGTGGAGGTTGAGACTTTGCCCGGGATCAGCGTTCGCGTGGTACCGCTTGACCCACCCGGCCGGGTCGGCGCTCTCCGGGTGCGGGGTGTCCGCGCGGATGCCGGGAACGGCCGGGAAGCCGGCGGCGGCCAGGGCCGGCGCCAGGGCGTCGGCCTGATCCAGGGAGTCCACGGTCAGTTGCAGGTCCAGGACGTCCTTGGCCGGCAGGCCCGGGATCGCCGTCGAGCCGATGTGGTCGACGCGAGCCCCACCCGCGGCCGCGGAGATCCGGGCGGCCAGGCGCCGGGCGTCGTCGGCCCAGCTCGCGCGGGGGGCGACCAGCCGCGGCGCCCCGCGCTCGGCCCGCCGGCCGGCCCGCACGTTGCTCTCGAACGGGATCAGCCGCTGCGTCCACAGCCCGTCGACCGCGCCGGCCAGCTCCGTCCGGGGGCCGTGATTGGCCAGCATGACGTCGCACAGCGGGGCCCGCTGCTCGTCGGAGAGCTGGGCGGCGATGCGGGCCCGGGCGTCGGCCTCGGTCAGCCCGCGGCCGATCAGCCGCTCGACCCGGATCTCGGCCTCCGCCCGCACCCCGATGACCAGGTGGAACGACGCCGCCTGGGCCAGCGTGGTCAGCAGCGGGATGTCGTTGACCACGATCGCCTCGGCCGGCGCGGCGGCCCGGATCTGCTCGAAGCGGCCCCGCACGCGCGGGTGGGTGATCTGTTCCAGCTGCCGGCGGGCGGCCGGGTCGGCGAACACCACGGCGGCCAGCGCGGCCCGATCCAGCGCGCCGTCGGCGGTCAGCATCGCCGGTCCGAAGGCCTGCGCGATGGCGGCCAGCCCCGGGCTGCCCGGGGCGACCACCTCGCGGGCCAGCTGGTCGGAGTCGACGACCACCGCGCCGTGCTCGCGCAGGACCGTGGACACGGTGGACTTGCCGGAGCCGATGCCTCCGGTGACCGCGACAGTGATCATCGACCGATCATCCCCCGCCCCCGGACCGGGTGATCGGTCGCATCCCGACACGCGTGTCCGGTTACCGTCCGTCGCGCGCTGCTGGACGTAGCGTCAGGCGCGAGACCCGCCCGCCCCACTCTCGATCCGCCAACCGACAGGAGTCCGTCGTGACGATCACGCTGGCGCGTCCCTCGACGAACGCCCAGGACTCCGGCCGGCACCGGCGCGGGCGGCCCGGCCTGGTGTCGGTGAACTCGTTGGTCGTGGTCGTCTACCGCGGTTGGCTGAGCCATCTGTTGCGGCCCGGGCGGCACCTGGTGCGCGCTCCGCACGCCCGGCGCCGGACCGCCGGGCTGGCCGCCGTCCCCGCCACGTCCTGACGGCAATCTGATTGCGCCCTGACGGCTGACGGCGTCCCGACGGCGAGCCGAGGGCGGGTCAGGACTTGATGATGCGGGTGAGCGCGGCGCCGGCCAGCTGAGGCAGGCCCGTGGTCAGCGTGGCGGCATCCACCGAGGCCGGGGCGGCGATCGCCAGGGTCCAGTTGTCGTAGGACATCACGATCAGCCCGCCGTCGCGCAGCGCGATGGTGGCCGGGTAACCGTTGACGGTGGTCTGGCTGATCTGGCCGCCGTTGTCGGTCTCGTTCTGTACCGTCACGCCGACCTGCTTCTGCGCGGCCGCGGCGTCGGTGTAGCTGGTCAGCCGGAGCGTGATCTGGCCGGTCTTCTTGTCGGCGGACAGCCCGTACAGGCAGCGGACCGAGCCCGTCTGCCCGGCGTCGGTGTTCACCTCGGCCACGTTGACCTTGAGCCGGTCGTTGGGGATGTCCGCGTTCAGGCTCTTCTTGACGTCGTCGGCGCTGATGATCGCGCCACAATCCACCTTGAGCGGGTCGATGCCGGTGACGATCGGGGCGGCCGACACGGCCGGGCTGGACGAGGCGGCCGCGGACGACTCGGGGCTGGGCGAGGCGGAATCCGTGGGCGGGGCCGATTCGCTGGCCGCGGGCTGTTCCGACCCGGAGGCGGCGGCGTCGCCACTGGACACGGTCACCACCGCGGTGACGGTCCGACGGGTGCCCGTATCGGAGGAGCAGGCCGAGACGGCCAGCACCCCGGTCAGGGCGGCGGCCAACACCAGGTGACGACGCATGAGTTCACCGTAACGGTCGGCCCGCGCCGAATCGGGCAGGGCCAACGCCGACTTCACCGGCGTGTCAACCCTTTCGCGCTGATCAGGAGCCTGGGCCGGGACGAGCCGGACAAGCCCGAAGGGCCGCCACCGAAACGGTGACGGCCCTTCGAGGACTGCTGGGTGACTGATCGCTCAGTTACCGGCCAGACGCTCCCGCAGCGCAGCGAGCTGCTCGTCGTTGACCAGCGAACCGGCCGGGACCTGCTCGCCGGCGGCCGCAGCCGTGTCGGACGAGTAGTTGCTCGGCTCGGCCGACTCCGCGTCCGCCACCTGGGCGGCCGCGATCTGCTTGAGGTGCGACTCGTACACCGCGTGCGCGTCGGCGTACTGCTTCTCCCACGCCTCGCGCTGCGTGTCGAAGCCCTCGAGCCACTCGCCGGTCTCGACGTCGAAGCCCTCCGGCGGCACGAAGTTGCCCTGCTCGTCGTAGTGGTCGACCACGCCGTACTGGGCCCGCACGTCGTCGAACTCGGTCTCGGCGGTGATGCCCTCGTTGGCCTGCTTGAGCGACAGCGAGATCCGACGACGCTCCAGGTCGATGTCGATGACGCGGACGAAGATCTCGTCGTCGACGGTCACGACCTGCTCGGGGACCTCCACGTGGCGGCCGGCCAGCTCCGAGATGTGCACCAGGCCCTCGATGCCGTCGTAGACGCGCACGAACGCGCCGAACGGAACCAGCTTGGTGACCTTGCCGGGGACGACCTGGCCGATGGCGTGGGTCCGGGCGAAGTGCCGCCACGGATCCTCCTGGGTCGCCTTGAGCGACAGCGAGACGCGCTCGCGGTCCATGTCGACGTCCAGGACCTCGACGGTGACCTCCTGGCCGACCTCGACGACCTCGGACGGGTGGTCGATGTGCTTCCAGGACAGCTCGGAGACGTGCACCAGGCCGTCCACGCCACCCAGGTCGACGAACGCACCGAAGTTGACGATGGAGGACACGACGCCCTTGCGGACCTGGCCCTTGCCCAGCTGGTTGAGGAACTCGCTGCGCACCTCGGACTGGGTCTGCTCGAGCCACTGCCGGCGGGACAGCACCACGTTGTTGCGGTTCTTGTCCAGCTCGATGATCTTGGCGTCCAGCTGGCGGCCCACGTAGGGCTGCAGGTCGCGGACACGGCGCATCTCGACCAGGGACGCGGGCAGGAAGCCGCGCAGGCCGATGTCCAGGATCAGGCCGCCCTTGACGACCTCGATGACGGTGCCGGAGACGACGCCGTCCTCTTCCTTGATCTTCTCGATCGTGCCCCAGGCGCGCTCGTACTGAGCTCGCTTCTTGGACAGGATGAGGCGGCCTTCCTTGTCCTCCTTCTGCAGGACGAGGGCCTCGACGTGCTCGCCGATCTCGACGACCTCGCTGGGGTCGACATCGTGCTTGATGGACAGCTCACGCGAGGGGATGACGCCCTCGGTCTTGTAGCCGATGTCGAGCAGGACCTCATCGCGATCGACCTTGACGATGGTGCCTTCGACGATGTCGCCATCGTTGAAGTACTTGATCGTGGAATCGATGGCGGCGAGGAAGTCCTCAGCCGACCCGATGTCGTTGATGGCGACCTGTGGGGCGGCGACGGTAGAGATGGACATGTGGTGGGGTGCTCCGGACGGGGTGGTGTCGGGATCGCGACGTCGACGGGGTCGGGCCGGATCTGGGCTGGCGGCACGCAGCGGGGCTGGTTCGTCCGGGCGACCTGGAACGACGCCCCCGGGACTCGAGCCC
This genomic window from Nakamurella multipartita DSM 44233 contains:
- a CDS encoding sensor histidine kinase; the encoded protein is MPRPWSSATSAPWPACGPCCWTCAGPSGRCGCPGAGSRWPVTRERRRIARDLHDGVQQHAINLGLLAQQIQLAPDPAGTAASAAALHTGVITLLAEVRNLIGGIMPAPLVERGIVSAVRALAGRSTVPVDVQVHGPPRRLPAELESTVYFVVSEAIANTGKYAQASTIRIVLTMTEQDVVAEISDDGIGGAVPGSGTGLVGLRDRVAAFGGTLSVTSPPGAGTQVRMMIPCG
- a CDS encoding response regulator — its product is MRIALAEDEGLFRQGLSSLLTAGGHQVVLSAADAQQLAEQVQQTAPDLVITDIRMPPTYTGEGFQAAKDIRRRMPDVAIVLLSHHVDAQGTIELLAAGRHRIGYLLKQRVLDFGMFNGVLERVQAGESVIDPEVVSEALAVRRRRHPVDSLTPRRLDVLSLMAQGYSNARIARELVVTEAAVARNIGLIFDTLDLPPDPNIHRRVQAVLEYLNQ
- the uvrB gene encoding excinuclease ABC subunit UvrB codes for the protein MAFATEHPILAVSEHRPVGDIPRTSGRFEVVSDYQPSGDQPQAIAELRKRLDAGEKDVVLLGATGTGKSATTAWLIEQVQRPTLVMAPNKTLAAQLANELRELFPENAVEYFVSYYDYYQPEAYVPQTDTYIEKDSSINNDVERLRHSATMSLLSRRDVIVVASVSCIYGLGTPQSYLDRSLPVAIGQQIERDALLRALVEIQYSRNDVSFTRGSFRVRGDTVEIIPAYEELAVRIEFFGDEVERLYYLHPLTGDVVREVDSLRIFPATHYVAGPERMAKAIAAIETELAQRLAELEKQGKLLEAQRLRMRTSYDVEMMRQVGFCSGIENYSRHIDGRPGGSAPATLIDYFPDDFLLVIDESHVTVPQIGAMYEGDASRKRVLVDHGFRLPSAMDNRPLTWEEFAGRIGQTVYLSATPGPYELGQAQGEFVEQVIRPTGLVDPEVVIKPTRGQIDDLIGEIRARTIRDERVLVTTLTKKMSEDLTDYLLELGIRVRYLHSEVDTLRRVELLRELRLGEFDVLVGINLLREGLDLPEVSLVAILDADKEGFLRSETSLIQTIGRAARNVNGEVHMYADKITPSMERAIDETNRRREKQQEYNRAHGIDPMPLRKKINDILALVYAEADNTVDGGSPVKVGGSGRNSSRGRKAQGEPGGKASKTSGVFAGHNTAGMARSELADLVQQLTDQMMAAARDLKFELAGRLRDEISELKREIRDMDASGVTTAKDSRKATLHVVK
- the coaE gene encoding dephospho-CoA kinase — encoded protein: MITVAVTGGIGSGKSTVSTVLREHGAVVVDSDQLAREVVAPGSPGLAAIAQAFGPAMLTADGALDRAALAAVVFADPAARRQLEQITHPRVRGRFEQIRAAAPAEAIVVNDIPLLTTLAQAASFHLVIGVRAEAEIRVERLIGRGLTEADARARIAAQLSDEQRAPLCDVMLANHGPRTELAGAVDGLWTQRLIPFESNVRAGRRAERGAPRLVAPRASWADDARRLAARISAAAGGARVDHIGSTAIPGLPAKDVLDLQLTVDSLDQADALAPALAAAGFPAVPGIRADTPHPESADPAGWVKRYHANADPGQSLNLHVRVRDWPNWRCALLLRDWLIADPAAIAEYRALKQGLARRFAGDPDADRYAQAKEPWLADAYGRAQQWATSTGWRPAETGTVGPSA
- the rpsA gene encoding 30S ribosomal protein S1, whose product is MSISTVAAPQVAINDIGSAEDFLAAIDSTIKYFNDGDIVEGTIVKVDRDEVLLDIGYKTEGVIPSRELSIKHDVDPSEVVEIGEHVEALVLQKEDKEGRLILSKKRAQYERAWGTIEKIKEEDGVVSGTVIEVVKGGLILDIGLRGFLPASLVEMRRVRDLQPYVGRQLDAKIIELDKNRNNVVLSRRQWLEQTQSEVRSEFLNQLGKGQVRKGVVSSIVNFGAFVDLGGVDGLVHVSELSWKHIDHPSEVVEVGQEVTVEVLDVDMDRERVSLSLKATQEDPWRHFARTHAIGQVVPGKVTKLVPFGAFVRVYDGIEGLVHISELAGRHVEVPEQVVTVDDEIFVRVIDIDLERRRISLSLKQANEGITAETEFDDVRAQYGVVDHYDEQGNFVPPEGFDVETGEWLEGFDTQREAWEKQYADAHAVYESHLKQIAAAQVADAESAEPSNYSSDTAAAAGEQVPAGSLVNDEQLAALRERLAGN